From a single Triplophysa rosa linkage group LG1, Trosa_1v2, whole genome shotgun sequence genomic region:
- the LOC130556500 gene encoding lysophospholipid acyltransferase LPCAT4-like, producing MTSSCDDGHTRHPFIHSVDLTAALRIRGILLGWILFPIRTMLTTLFFLLMWPIARLRLAGLSEAERAVPVRGWRRWFFHPIMVFLSRAAFFCVGFLWIKVKGRQADLKDAPVLAVAPHSTFLDMFVLPVTGLPTVVSRSENARLPVIGALLEFNQSVLVSRKDPESRKKCVSQIRERITSDGRWPQMLMFPEGTTTNGRVLIKFKPGAFLAGVPVQPVLLHYPNNSDTVRWTWKGTTWFEALWHTMSQLYTSVTVEFLPVYTPSEEEKENPDLYAENVQKLMAK from the exons ATGACGTCGAGCTGTGATGATGGACACACTCGTCACCCATTCATTCATTCCGTGGATCTTACAGCGGCTCTGAGGATTCGG gGAATTCTGCTGGGGTGGATTCTGTTTCCCATCCGCACCATGCTCACCACCCTCTTCTTCCTGCTGATGTGGCCCATAGCTCGACTGCGATTGGCCGGTCTCTCGGAGGCGGAGCGGGCGGTGCCGGTGCGGGGCTGGCGTCGGTGGTTCTTTCATCCCATCATGGTGTTCCTCAGCCGGGCCGCCTTCTTCTGCGTGGGATTCCTGTGGATTAAAGTGAAGGGACGTCAGGCGGATCTGAAGGATGCTCCGGTGTTGGCCGTGGCTCCTCACAGCACTTTTCTGGACATGTTTGTGCTGCCCGTCACCGGCCTGCCCACCGTAGTGTCCCGCTCAGAGAACGCCCGATTACCTGTGATAGGAG caTTGTTGGAGTTTAATCAGTCAGTCCTGGTGAGCAGAAAAGATCCTGAATCCAGAAAGAAATGTGTTTCACAGATCCGTGAGAGAATCACGTCTGACGGCCGCTGGCCTCag ATGTTGATGTTTCCAGAGGGAACGACGACTAACGGTCGAGTGCTGATCAAATTCAAGCCAG GTGCGTTTCTGGCTGGAGTTCCAGTTCAGCCCGTGTTACTGCACTATCCTAATAACTCT GACACGGTTCGTTGGACTTGGAAGGGAACGACTTG GTTTGAAGCTCTGTGGCACACTATGTCTCAGCTCTACACCAGCGTCACTGTGGAA TTTCTGCCCGTCTACACACCATcagaagaagagaaagagaacCCGGATTTATATGCCGAGAATGTACAGAAGCTCATGGCAAAGTAA